TGTCCGCCGCGATGATTACCACGTCGGCCCCGGCGATATCCTCGGGCGTGAGCGGGTTGCCGGCGCCGACGCTGCCCTGCGTTTCCACCTTGACGCGGTGGCCCAGCGCCCTGGCACCGTTTTCCAGCCCCTCGGCCGCCATGAAGGTGTGCGCGATGCCGGTGGGGCAGGAGGTGATGCCTACGATGCTGAGCGGCCGGGCCTCTGACGCGGGCGCAGCTGGATGTGTGGCCGGCGCCGGGCCCGCGCTGTCCGTGGCCTGCGGCGCCGTGTTCGGGGTGACCTGCGCGATCACACCTGCCGCGCCGCGAATGGCCTCGCGGGTGCTGGTCCGCACGACGCGCTTGCCGGCAAAGCGCGTCTCGTCCACATGCACGTCGGCGGCCAGAATCACCGCGTCGGCCGCCGCGATCTCGGCCGGGGTCAGGGCGTCCTGCGCACCCACGCTGCCGTGCGTCTCGGCCCGCAGCTCGTGCCCGGCCGCCTGCGCCGCGCGCCGCAGCGCCTCGGCGGCCATGAAGGTGTGGGCGATGCCGGTGGGGCAGGCGGTAACAGCAACTAGCTTTGCCATGGGGAGTCCTCCTGGGAGGGGAGAGGGGGAAGGGGCCGGGGTCCGGCGGTCCGGTGGGCGAACGTCATGTCTTTTCCACCTGACGCAGCGTCTCGATCACGACCTGCGCCGCGAAGGCGTCCAGGTCCGTGCGGGACGGCAGGTGCGCGCCCAGGCGGGTGATCGCGCCCAGACTGAAGGCGGTGGCGCGGCGGGCTGCGCCGGCCAGATCCAGGCCGTCGGCGTGCGCCGATACCAGCCCGGCCACCATCGCGTCGCCTGCGCCGACCGTGCTGGTGATGCGGACGCGGGGGGGAACGGCGCGCACAGCGCCCTGTGCGCTCACAAGCAGGGCGCCGCGTTCGCCCTGCGAGACCGCCACCAGCGAGGCCCCCCGCCGCAGCAGGTCCCGCGCCGCCTCCAGCACCTCGGCCTCATGCGTGAGAGATCGGCCCAGCGCCGCCTCCAGCTCGTGAATGTTCGGCTTGACCAGATCCGGCAGCGTCTGTGCCGCCAGCGCCGCCGTCAGCGCCGCGCCGCTGGTGTCCAGCGCCACAAAACAGCCCGCCGCCCGCAGCGTCCCGGTCAGTCGGGCGTAAAAATCGGCCTCCACGCCGGGCGGCAGGCTGCCGGCCAGCACGAATGTACCGTGATCGCCGCCGAGGGCCGCAAGGCGTGAGCCGAGTTCGGCCAGGGCCTGTGGCGTGGCCGCCAAGCCCGGCAGGTTGATGTCGGTGGTTTCCTGCGCCTCGCCGTCCACCAGCTTGACGCCCACGCGGGTGGCACCGGGCACACGCACGAACGCGTCGTGAACGCCCTTGGCCCGGAACAGCGCCTCGAAGGCCGCAGGGTTGCTGTCTCCCAGCAGGCCGGTCGCCGTGACCCGCAGCCCCCAGTCGGCCAGGAAGGCCGCCACGTTCACGCCCTTGCCGCCCGCGTCCAGCTGAAATGATTGTCCGCTGTTCACCTGGCCCTGCCGCCAGCCGTCAGCGTGGACCGTCAGGTCGAGCGCCGGGTTCAGGGTCAGGGTGGCCATCCGGGAGGACAGCGCCGTCATGCCGTCGCCTCCCCGCGCCCGGCAGGCCGGACCAGGGCGCGCACCGCCTCGGCGGTGGGCTGCGTCAGTGCCTCGCGGGCCAGCGCCTGCAACTCGGGCAGGGTGCGCCCCCGCAGGGCGGCCTTGACCCCGGCGATCTGCGGCGTGCTGACCGAGAGTTCCCGGACCCCCAGCCCTGCCAGCATCAGCGCGCCCACCTCGTCGCCTGCCGCGCCGCCGCACACGCCCACCCATTTGCCGTGCCGGTCGGCGGCCTGCACGGTCAGCGCAATCAGCTGCAGCACGGCAGGATGCATCGCGTCGGTCTGGCGGGCCAGTTGCGGGTGCAACCTGTCCATGGCCAGGGTGTACTGGGTCAGGTCGTTGGTGCCCACGCTGAAGAAATCCACCTCGGCAGCCAGGGCGCCGGCGATCAGCGCCGCCGAGGGCACCTCGATCATGACGCCCAGCGGCACCTCGGGTGCGCCCAGTTCAAGGCGCACGGTTTCAAACAGGGCGCGGGCGCGGCGGAAATCCTCCAGCGTGGAGATCATCGGGAACATCAGGTGAACGTTGGCGTGATCCCTGGCCACCCGCGCCACCGCCCGCAGCTGCGGCAGGAACAGATCGGGGCGTTCGAAACACAGCCGGATGCCGCGCAGCCCCAGGAAGGAGTTGTCCTCGCGGGCCAGGCCCAGGTACGGCACCTCCTTGTCGCCGCCGATGTCCAGCGTGCGGATAATCAGCGGGCGGCCTTCCATGGCCTGCGCCATCGCGCGGTACTCCTGCTCCTGCTCGTCCTCGGTGGGCACGCTGTCGCGTTCGAGAAACAGGAACTCGGTGCGCATCAGCCCCACGCCCTCGGCCCCGGCCTCCAGCGCCGCGAGTGCGTCGGCGGCGCGGTTGATGTTGGCAGCCACCTCCACCCGCACGCCGTCGCGGGTCGCGCCGGGTTCGAAACGGGCGGCGCGGGCGGCCTCGCGGCGCCTTTCCAGCAGGCCCTGGCGTTCGCGGGCCGCCTGCACGTCCGCCTCCGAGGGGTTCAGGTACAGCCGCCCCGCCGCGCCGTCCAGAATCGCGGGCGTGCCGTCGGGCACGTCCAGCACTCCTCTGCCTGCCGCCACCACGGCGGGCAGCCCCAGCCCACGGGCGATGATGGCGGTGTGGCTGGTGGGGCCGCCCTGCGCGGTCACGAACCCCAGCAGCGTGTCCGGCCCCAGCCGCGCCGTGTCGCTGGGCGTCAGGTCCGGTGCCAGCAGGATCACCGGGCCGCCGGCCTGCACCTCCGTCTCGCGCAACCCCAGCAGCTGCCGCAGCACCCGCCGCTGCACGTCGCCCAGATCGGCGGCGCGGGCGGCCAAGGTGGGATCGTCGAGCCGTTGCAGCTTGGCAATGCGCTCCCCGCTGGCCGCCTGGTACGCCCAGGCCACGCCGTGCCCGTCCAGGATGCGCCCCACCGTGTCCTGCACGGTGCCCTCGTCGGCCAGCAGCTCCTGATGGGCGCGGAAGATGGCGGCCCGGTCCGCGCCGGATTTTGCCTCCACGTCCTCGATCACCGTATTCAGTTCGGCGTGGGCGGCGGCCAGGGCGTCGTTCAGCCGGGCGGCCTCCTGCACCGGATCGCCGGGTTCGTCGCGCACCTCCAGTGGCCCCGACGCGTGCTGCCGGGTCACGCCCACCACCAGGCCGTCGGCGGCGGCCACCCCATCCACGGTGGCGCCCACATGCTGCGGCGCCCACTCGGGTTCGCGGCGGGTGGGGGCAGCGCTGGCAGGCGTGGCGCTGAGGTCATCGCCCAGTCCGGCGCGGATGGCGTCGGTCACTGCGTTCAGCAGCTCGCGGCTGTCCGAGCTCACCGTCAGGGGCGTGCCGTGCGTCAGGCCCAGCGACAGCACCTCCATCAGCCGGGTGGCGTCGGCACTCTCGCCCGAGGCGCGGGTCAGCCGCACCCGGCCCCCACGCGCACGCACCAGCGCCGCC
The Deinococcus aerolatus DNA segment above includes these coding regions:
- the pfkB gene encoding 1-phosphofructokinase — encoded protein: MTALSSRMATLTLNPALDLTVHADGWRQGQVNSGQSFQLDAGGKGVNVAAFLADWGLRVTATGLLGDSNPAAFEALFRAKGVHDAFVRVPGATRVGVKLVDGEAQETTDINLPGLAATPQALAELGSRLAALGGDHGTFVLAGSLPPGVEADFYARLTGTLRAAGCFVALDTSGAALTAALAAQTLPDLVKPNIHELEAALGRSLTHEAEVLEAARDLLRRGASLVAVSQGERGALLVSAQGAVRAVPPRVRITSTVGAGDAMVAGLVSAHADGLDLAGAARRATAFSLGAITRLGAHLPSRTDLDAFAAQVVIETLRQVEKT
- the ptsP gene encoding phosphoenolpyruvate--protein phosphotransferase, producing MVELPQNLIRLGAQAGSKADAITQVAALLSAAGNVAPDYVNGMLAREEQANTYLGSGIAIPHGTPETRDLIGRTGIAVLQVPGGVAWGEGGETVRLVVGIAAASDEHLDILRRLTRVLSDGALVDRLCTTTDAGDVQEALTGERPSAAVPDTAPPLPHTAQVTLPNPLGMHARPATGLAALVRARGGRVRLTRASGESADATRLMEVLSLGLTHGTPLTVSSDSRELLNAVTDAIRAGLGDDLSATPASAAPTRREPEWAPQHVGATVDGVAAADGLVVGVTRQHASGPLEVRDEPGDPVQEAARLNDALAAAHAELNTVIEDVEAKSGADRAAIFRAHQELLADEGTVQDTVGRILDGHGVAWAYQAASGERIAKLQRLDDPTLAARAADLGDVQRRVLRQLLGLRETEVQAGGPVILLAPDLTPSDTARLGPDTLLGFVTAQGGPTSHTAIIARGLGLPAVVAAGRGVLDVPDGTPAILDGAAGRLYLNPSEADVQAARERQGLLERRREAARAARFEPGATRDGVRVEVAANINRAADALAALEAGAEGVGLMRTEFLFLERDSVPTEDEQEQEYRAMAQAMEGRPLIIRTLDIGGDKEVPYLGLAREDNSFLGLRGIRLCFERPDLFLPQLRAVARVARDHANVHLMFPMISTLEDFRRARALFETVRLELGAPEVPLGVMIEVPSAALIAGALAAEVDFFSVGTNDLTQYTLAMDRLHPQLARQTDAMHPAVLQLIALTVQAADRHGKWVGVCGGAAGDEVGALMLAGLGVRELSVSTPQIAGVKAALRGRTLPELQALAREALTQPTAEAVRALVRPAGRGEATA